The Oceanisphaera avium genome includes a region encoding these proteins:
- the mukF gene encoding chromosome partition protein MukF yields the protein MSAELAPERLALLLAIEIFSQHSEQPQLSETDLQHAFRFVSQGFNQVAETLISRANNAINDLVSQRLLSRFQGQAGEEESRYRLTRLGMGIVDFFVTQRDVSQIKLSLQLEQISLDLEKIATTMASQPSAEQWQQEVAGRLTYSVAEQLARIDDTQRAMDEQQNAVKANIGALLNKDWHEAIHACEQLLRETGQTLRELQDTLDKAGHGLQLSLLKIEEQLHDDARGQALAPLCQQLQARLDAIILWGSQCIELWSRYDLHVHRFIRTAIDMDKNRAFSQRLRESIRQFSQHNWQLRIAASAPLLELRAETLAAYAEEVTGELPSELEYHELLDVSAELSGRIREHLQYFADASQPLDLGQVLKDYLADFPHYQHFDIARLLIDEAVKLGHANAEYLGAAQPEWQTINAHGAKVQAHVIDQY from the coding sequence ATGTCAGCTGAGCTTGCCCCCGAGCGGTTGGCATTATTGCTTGCCATTGAGATTTTTAGTCAACATAGCGAGCAGCCACAACTATCTGAGACTGACTTACAGCACGCCTTTCGCTTTGTCAGCCAAGGTTTTAACCAAGTCGCGGAAACGCTAATTAGCCGAGCTAATAATGCCATTAATGATCTGGTGAGTCAGCGATTACTCAGTCGTTTTCAAGGGCAAGCGGGAGAGGAAGAAAGTCGCTATCGGCTCACCCGCTTAGGGATGGGCATAGTAGATTTTTTTGTTACCCAGCGTGATGTTAGCCAAATTAAGTTATCACTGCAGCTGGAGCAAATTAGCCTAGATTTAGAAAAAATCGCCACCACCATGGCCAGCCAACCCAGTGCTGAACAATGGCAACAAGAAGTAGCAGGGCGCTTAACTTATTCAGTAGCCGAGCAATTAGCGCGCATCGATGACACCCAGCGCGCCATGGATGAACAGCAAAATGCAGTTAAAGCCAATATCGGTGCGCTATTAAATAAAGATTGGCATGAAGCCATTCATGCCTGTGAGCAGTTATTACGAGAAACCGGTCAGACCTTGCGTGAGTTACAAGACACGCTCGACAAAGCTGGGCATGGCTTGCAACTGAGCTTATTAAAAATTGAAGAACAACTGCATGATGATGCGCGAGGGCAGGCATTAGCGCCGTTATGTCAGCAACTGCAAGCGCGCTTAGACGCCATTATTTTATGGGGCAGTCAATGTATTGAGTTATGGTCGCGCTATGACTTACACGTACACCGCTTTATTCGTACCGCCATCGACATGGATAAAAACCGCGCCTTTAGCCAGCGTTTACGCGAGTCGATTCGCCAATTTTCTCAGCATAATTGGCAATTACGCATTGCCGCCTCTGCCCCTTTACTAGAGCTGCGGGCAGAGACATTAGCCGCCTATGCAGAAGAAGTGACCGGCGAGCTACCCAGTGAGCTTGAATATCACGAATTACTGGATGTGAGCGCTGAATTGTCAGGGCGCATTCGCGAGCATTTGCAATATTTTGCCGATGCCAGTCAACCACTGGACTTGGGCCAGGTGCTAAAAGACTATTTAGCTGATTTTCCTCATTACCAACACTTTGATATTGCCCGGCTGCTGATCGATGAAGCGGTGAAGCTTGGCCACGCCAACGCCGAATATTTAGGCGCCGCCCAGCCAGAGTGGCAAACCATTAACGCCCATGGGGCCAAGGTACAAGCACATGTTATCGACCAATACTGA
- the mukE gene encoding chromosome partition protein MukE, translating into MLSTNTEFALAPRLAEAIANPLFPALDNQLRIGRHISADELEAHSLLQEYYPELEAFYQRYQVELVRAPEGFYYLRPRTNSDISTSILSELEMLVGKVLCYLYLSPDRLVNEGVFSLLDLQEEVLNLANETALLRMVNQRAGGSDLDRRKLQERLKSAIRRLKRIGMVTSVGSQDKFRITEAVFRFAADVRTDEDPRALQLRMIQNGEAVESESTELALTDPLDGEQAEQERE; encoded by the coding sequence ATGTTATCGACCAATACTGAGTTCGCACTCGCGCCGCGCTTGGCCGAGGCCATCGCTAATCCGTTATTTCCAGCACTAGATAATCAACTGCGTATTGGCCGCCATATTAGTGCCGATGAGCTAGAAGCTCATTCTTTACTACAAGAATATTATCCAGAGCTAGAGGCTTTTTATCAGCGTTATCAAGTTGAGCTAGTGCGTGCGCCTGAGGGATTTTATTATCTGCGCCCGCGCACTAATAGCGACATCAGCACCTCTATTTTATCTGAGCTAGAAATGCTGGTAGGAAAGGTGTTGTGCTATTTGTATTTAAGCCCCGACCGCTTAGTGAATGAGGGCGTTTTTTCCCTACTCGACTTACAAGAAGAAGTGTTGAATCTGGCCAATGAAACGGCCTTATTACGCATGGTAAACCAGCGTGCTGGCGGCAGTGATTTAGATAGGCGCAAACTGCAAGAGCGCCTTAAAAGCGCTATTCGCCGTTTAAAGCGCATTGGCATGGTCACCAGCGTGGGGAGCCAAGATAAGTTTCGTATTACCGAGGCCGTGTTTCGCTTTGCAGCGGATGTGCGAACCGATGAAGATCCGCGGGCGCTACAACTGCGCATGATCCAAAACGGCGAAGCCGTAGAGTCAGAGTCCACTGAATTAGCGTTAACGGATCCACTTGACGGTGAGCAAGCCGAGCAGGAGCGTGAGTGA